DNA sequence from the Sediminibacillus dalangtanensis genome:
CAACAAAGGAGAGGGAACGAGTGAATAAAAAAATGTGGATTATCCTTGGGGTAATCGTTGTATTGATCGGCGCTCTGATATTCGTCGTCAATTATCAAAACAACCAGAAAATGGCTGACAATCCTTATGGAAAAGAGAATCTGCGTCAATCGACCATTGATCAGCTCGATAATGAATTATACCAAAATCAGATTTTACCGGGTGAATTGGAAGAAAAGCTTGATAATCAAGAAGACGTAACCGTCTATTTTTACAGTCCGGAATGTGTCCATTGTCAAAATACGACGCCAGTGATTGTCCCGATGACGGAAGAGTATGGAATCGATTTGAAAAAGTTGAACATCCTTGAGTTTCAAGAGCCGTGGGAAACATATAATATCGAAGGAACGCCTACTGTGATTCATTTTGAAAACGGAGAGGAAGCCGCACGTATCAGCGGTGAGCAGTCCGTGACAACCTGGGATGGCTTTTTTCAGGAAAATGTGTTGGATGAAGAAGAACAATAACGTAGGAAAAGCAGGCTGTCGATAATAACGACAGCCTGCTTTTTTTCCTTAAAGAAAGACTCCTTCGCTCATCTTTCATGCCAAACGTCAAGCCGGTTCGATCATGTTTCCTTCTGTAGTATAGGATGGCCCTGCATGATAAGGCGGCCGTTTTTTTGACTTGGAGGAAGAATGCGCGGCCACAAACGCATCTGAATTCTTCCAATTTTGATAGCTTTCCTTGGAATCCCATTGAACCATTACCACGTATTTGTTTCCTTGTAAGGGCCGCAGGACACGGAGTGCCTGAAAGCCTGGAATGTCGTTCATGGAGCCGGCCCGCTTTTTAAACTGGTCTTCAAAGATCGGTTTTCCCTCGTACGTCACGGGAATATTATTCATAACGACAAAGCCGCTTTGCTGCAGCTCGCCATCCGCCACAAAACTTTCATAGTCTCTGGCTTGTTCGAAAATATTAGATTTTTTTCCTTCATAGTAAGCCATGGTGGAATCAGCAGCCTGCATTAAGTAAATCGGGATATCAGGATGATCTGATTGAATTTTCACGAGAAAATCATAAGTCCCATTCGTGATATGCGCTTTCATTTTCACTCGCCTGCCTTTTGCTTAATGGTTGGTATGTATAGTATATACCCTATAAGAATCAGGGGTATGCCCTTCCTTTATTTTAAGCTTAGCAAGCAGATCAAGTCCTTGCAAGTATATTTCAAGGAATGGAACAATCAAAAACAAGCCAGCTGTTCGTGGAATTCCTTTTCATACCCTTCCAGGACATCTCACGGTTAACTTCCTATTTATTGGGTGTGGGATCTGTCGTATAATGAAAAGAATGGCTTTACTTAGCTGCAGAAAGATTTAGATAAAGGTGGAAAATATGAACATAGATATTATTTTAAAGTGGGTAATTCGGTTGAAATGGCCGCTGCTTATCGGCGGTGCAATTTTTTTACTCGGTTTGATCGGTTATCTGACTATTTTATTCGGGGGCAGGTTTGTCGTTGATGACCAGGATCTAATCCTGCCTGCAGCATCGATTGTAGAAACAAAAGATGGGGAGAGAATCGGCGAAATCTATGATGAATATCGCCGTCCGGTAACCATTAAAAAAATTCCCGACCATGTGGAAGACGCTTTTGTGGCGATTGAAGACAACCGTTTTTACGAGCATGCTGGAGTCGATTTCAAGGCGGTGACGAGGGCTGTGTTCCGGGATATTGTTTCTATGGAAAAAGCGGAGGGCGGCAGCACGATTACCCAGCAGCTGGCGAAAAATTTATTTTTGCATAATGATAAGACATGGATGCGAAAAACGAAAGAGGTTATGGCTGCGATTTATTTGGAACGAAATTTCAGCAAAGATAAAATCTTTGAATATTATTTGAATGAAATATATTTTGCCCATGGAATATACGGTGTCGGAGCGGCGGCTGGATTTTACTTTAGTAAACCGGTTGATGAACTGACTGTCACAGAAGGGGCGCTTCTTGCGGCAATGTCGAAAGCACCCAACACGTATTCACCGCTTGTAGATGAAGAAAAAGCAAAAGAGCGACGTGACTTGGTGTTACAGCAAATGAACCAGCTCGATATGCTGAAGCCGGAACAAACGCTGCAGCTTCAAGGGAAAACACTGGGGGTCAACCAGCAGAAAAAGGAAGATAAACCATGGGATGCCTCCTATATGGATTTGGCAATTAAAGAAGCAGCGGAAAAATATCAGCTGACACTTCCGGAATTGAAGCGGGGCGGCTACAAGCTTGTTGTCAATGTTGACGAGGCAGCACAGCGGACCGCTTATGAACATTTTCAACAAGAGGAGTATTTTCCTGGATCGGCAGCGGGAGTGGAAGGTTCCTTTGTTTTGATTGATCACAGGTCCGGCGAAATTGCTGCTGCTATCGGAGGGCGTGATTATCAGATCGGCAGCATAAATCGTGTTACAACTGCCAGACAACCTGGCTCTACCATGAAGCCCCTTGCTGTATATGGACCTGCAATGATGATGGAAGAATATACTCCTTATTCGCTGCTCGTTGATGAAGAGCGGAGCTATGGGGATTATACCGCCCGGAATTATGACGGCTCTTATAGCGGGCAGGTAACCATGTATGAAGCACTACAGCAATCGAAAAACGCGCCGGCAGTCTGGTTATTGAATGAAATAGGAATTTCCAATGCAAAAGAGTATTTAGAGAAGATGGATATTTCCTTGTCTGATAACGGATTGGCTATTGCACTCGGAGGACTTGAACAAGGGGTTTCACCGTTGCAGCTTGCACAGGCTTACGGAACCTTTCCAAATGGAGGAAAAATGAAGAGCGCCACGGCCATCAACAAGATTTTTGATCGAGATGGAGAACTGCTGGAAAACCAGATACCAAAACCAAAGCAAGTATTTTCACCTCAAACAGCGTGGAATATGGTTCGGATGTTGGAAGCAGTGGTCGATAAAGGAACAGGAAAAGAAGGCAGCTATTCTGGTGCTTTGGCAGGAAAAACAGGCTCCACCCAGCATCCATCCGTAGATGGAAAAGTCAAGGATGCCTGGTTTGCGGGCTTCACACCCGAATACAGCAGCGCACTATGGATTGGATACGATCAAGCGGATGAAGGGCATTTCCTGACAGCAGGGAGTGAAATCCCCACCAAACTGACAAAAGCTATTTTGAGCGATCTTGACAAGCAGCAGAAACTGGCCGAAGTGTTTGAACAGCCGGAAAATGTCAAAGATGTAGAAGAACCAGTGGATTTACCCGAAATCACGGACCTGTCTGCTCGCTATAGTCTTGGCGGATTATCATTGGTCCGTGGGAAATTGACATGGACAGCTTCCGCTGATGATCGGATTCAGTACGAAGTGTACCGGGTTAAAAACGGAAATGAACAAAAGATTGGTGAAGTGGAAGGAAAGGGAACCTATCAAATCAATCGCATTGGCTTATTTGAACAGGCCTCTTACTATGTAGTTCCTGTCGACCCGTTGACAGGACAGCGAGGAAAACCATCGAATCAATCCGAGCTTTCCCTTGATTTTTAACGAAGGGTCTTTGTGGATGCTTTGTTGTATTTTTAATGGCACAGAGGAAACAAATCACGACACGATTACCAGGAAACCTTTATATGAGCCGGGATTTAACGCAGCGGAAGTCGGAGCGGCTGGTTAGCGCTCGATTCAAACGAACGAGCAAGCAAATTCCTGCTTAAGATTACCTCATCATATGATATTTTAAGGTTAGAGAATGGTGAAAGATCGACAGCTTGTGCAATTACGCACAAATTAGTGACAAATAAGGCCAATTGCTATACATCAAATTTATTAATCGGTATAGTGATTATGGAATGGATTAGAGATAAAGGGTGAAACGGATGGCAAGGACAATCAATGATACAATACTGAAAGCATTCAGGGGGGAACCGACCGATTATACGCCTGTATGGTATATGCGACAGGCAGGACGGTCACAGAAAGAATACCGGGAGTTAAAAGAAAAATACTCCCTGTTTGAAATTACACATCAACCAGAGCTTTGTGCTTATGTGACGAGACTTCCGGTCGAACATTATGGAGTCGACGCTGCGATTTTATACAAAGACATTATGTCGCCGCTGCCGGCCATTGGAGTGGATGTGGAAATCAAATCCGGAATCGGACCTGTCATCGACAAGCAGATCCGCTCTAAGAGCGATGTCGAAAAACTTGGCACGATCGATCCTGTCTCCGACGTCCCTTACGTACTCGAGACAATCCGGCT
Encoded proteins:
- a CDS encoding thioredoxin family protein, coding for MNKKMWIILGVIVVLIGALIFVVNYQNNQKMADNPYGKENLRQSTIDQLDNELYQNQILPGELEEKLDNQEDVTVYFYSPECVHCQNTTPVIVPMTEEYGIDLKKLNILEFQEPWETYNIEGTPTVIHFENGEEAARISGEQSVTTWDGFFQENVLDEEEQ
- a CDS encoding antibiotic biosynthesis monooxygenase family protein, which gives rise to MKAHITNGTYDFLVKIQSDHPDIPIYLMQAADSTMAYYEGKKSNIFEQARDYESFVADGELQQSGFVVMNNIPVTYEGKPIFEDQFKKRAGSMNDIPGFQALRVLRPLQGNKYVVMVQWDSKESYQNWKNSDAFVAAHSSSKSKKRPPYHAGPSYTTEGNMIEPA
- a CDS encoding transglycosylase domain-containing protein, whose protein sequence is MNIDIILKWVIRLKWPLLIGGAIFLLGLIGYLTILFGGRFVVDDQDLILPAASIVETKDGERIGEIYDEYRRPVTIKKIPDHVEDAFVAIEDNRFYEHAGVDFKAVTRAVFRDIVSMEKAEGGSTITQQLAKNLFLHNDKTWMRKTKEVMAAIYLERNFSKDKIFEYYLNEIYFAHGIYGVGAAAGFYFSKPVDELTVTEGALLAAMSKAPNTYSPLVDEEKAKERRDLVLQQMNQLDMLKPEQTLQLQGKTLGVNQQKKEDKPWDASYMDLAIKEAAEKYQLTLPELKRGGYKLVVNVDEAAQRTAYEHFQQEEYFPGSAAGVEGSFVLIDHRSGEIAAAIGGRDYQIGSINRVTTARQPGSTMKPLAVYGPAMMMEEYTPYSLLVDEERSYGDYTARNYDGSYSGQVTMYEALQQSKNAPAVWLLNEIGISNAKEYLEKMDISLSDNGLAIALGGLEQGVSPLQLAQAYGTFPNGGKMKSATAINKIFDRDGELLENQIPKPKQVFSPQTAWNMVRMLEAVVDKGTGKEGSYSGALAGKTGSTQHPSVDGKVKDAWFAGFTPEYSSALWIGYDQADEGHFLTAGSEIPTKLTKAILSDLDKQQKLAEVFEQPENVKDVEEPVDLPEITDLSARYSLGGLSLVRGKLTWTASADDRIQYEVYRVKNGNEQKIGEVEGKGTYQINRIGLFEQASYYVVPVDPLTGQRGKPSNQSELSLDF